The nucleotide sequence tgCTGTGTTACAGTCTcaccagtagtgtgtgtgtgtgtgtgtgtgtgtgtgtgtgtgtgtgtgtctgtacatgTGTGAGTGGGTGTGTTGATTTTGCACTATACATGTTTAAGTTTCACCCCTTCATTGTACACATAAAAATGTtctgtattttttactttttcccatttcccattcatttcctatggtcGGTCATTTGTCAACGAAGGCCATGAGTGTGACTACTTCTTGTTACGCTCAATTAGCCTGTTCAAATCATGCCCTGTTTTTTCTGTGTTCACATTCCAAGTGACATAAAAGTCATCAAGTTTCATATCATTCCGAAGAAGCACAAAAATATACTGCAACTGTGCCTTTGGCATACTAAACTGCTATACACTAGTCCAATTGAAGATATACTGAATGATTGtgttaaaatatatactttgggTGCACTTTAAATACTTTTCATTTAGCGTCTGAAATTATACCTACAAGATATGTTGAgagtgattatttttttatttgtttcttgttttccaTAGACAAAATTAGTAAAATTCCACGTGTGTGGAAAATTTGTCAAGGTATCATCTGTTATCTGTCATTCAAATGGAGTTGTATACAGTCCCAAACAAATATGGTGCTCAGATTCCACTCAAGACTGAAGTAAGAGATAAACTCTCAAGTCTTGATGTTGTTTGGGGAAATATGTTTGAAGGTGAAGATATTGATCCTCAGCTCGTCTTGGAGAAGGAAGCAGAGTTCTACAGAGGAGCCCCACCACAATGGCTGAACTTCTACTGTGCTGAGAAAAACCATACACCTTTTGTTAAGAGGGACATATACACAAAAATTACAGAGCTTATACAAAAGAAAAGCGAAATAAACCATAGCATTTCCAGCATAAATCTCTTTCATCAACCGGGCAGTGGAGGTACTACACTGGCAATGCAAGTTCTCTGGGACTTGAGGAAAAAGCTCAGATGTGCACGAGTAATCGATTCAACATCAGATTCGAAAGCAATTGCGCAACAAGTAATACATCTGTTTAATTTGGGAGATTCAAAAAACCAGAACACAGTCCTTCTATTTGTGGACAACAAACAGACCGAAGAAAATGATGGCATGCAATTTAACTCCCTGCGAGAAATTTTGATCCAAAATATAAAACACAGCAACATCAACGCAAACGCTCCTGTGGTCATCATTTTGAACTGCCTTCGAAAAAAGGCTAGACTAATGTTGTGTACAAGTCTTTCTAAAGAAGAGCAGGAAAATTTTCATGCCAAGCATATGGAGGTTTCTCAGAGACACGACAGTCACAAGGAATTTCATGGCTTTAACATAATGCAGAGTAATTTCAGCCAAACTTACATTACGGAGGCTTGCGAATATCTCAAACCTTTAAAGACAAAAAAGAGACCTCGCAACGCTCAAATACTGTCTTTTTTGGCTTTGATGAACTCATATGCCCCAGGCTCATACCTTACTGAGACTTGGTGCCTAGAGTTCTTGGATAAGAAGAATCACATTTCTGGCCATCCCACTTTAGAAAAACAAATGGGGGCCTTTGCCGATCTTCTGGTCATATATTCAACATGTTCTGGAGGAGCCAAATCTCAAGACAGATGTATACGAATGGCACATCCAATGATCGCTGACAAGTGTCTATGGTTACTAACCGATGCTGGTGTAACCTTGAGCGATACAGCCATAAATCTCCTCTCACACTTGTGCCCTCAAACAGTCCAACCCTACTTGgtgaaaataattaaacagctgCTAAAAAAGCGTGAGACACATCTGCCAGAAGGTGAGAGAGAAGAAAAACTTCAAAAATTCTCCAACCTTATCCAAGACATTAAggagaaagaaaacaaatcaatGTGTGTGGGACTGTTCAGACATGCGGCTATGACCTTTCCAAACGATCCATTTATTCCACAAGCTCTTGCACGGTTTTACTACATTGAACTAACAGATTATGAACGAGCTGCATCATGGGCGAAAACTGCTATTCGGAGGGAACCAAATAATTCTTTTATCAGAGACACACTTGGCCAAGTCTACAAAAACCAACTGAAGAACACAAATCTTTCAAAACGTTCTAAAGCCATTTTACAGATCGGAAAGCAAGCATTTAAAGCTTTTGAAGAAGAAGCAGAGACCGCAGAAAAGGAAGTAGAACCAGGGACGCAGGAGGACGGTGTGACTAACATCTCAACTGTTTTTAATTACAGAGGGCTTTTTGGCTACATACAGGTAGCAAACATTATTTTCTACAAATTAAACAAAGTTAACCAAGAATGGTCCAAAGTGCTCAGACAAGAAACAAAGTCTCACAGTTTAATCCACTCTGAAGAGAGTACAGAACACCAATCTCTCCTCACAAGTTTAAGGCAAAGAATTGAAGAGAAATTGAGTTTTTTTGAGACCTTTCTTAAATACTCAAAGCTGAAGATAGATAAAAGTGAACCAGAGTACATTTGGAGAGACATTGAGGACTGCTATAAAAATTACATTAGAAAAGAAGATGAAGAGTTAAGCAGATCCTTTGCAGGTCTTCTCTCCACTCTAAGCCATATCACAATATCTTCAAGTGTTTCTGAACTGGAGAAAATCACAGAACAATTGAGAGAGATTCATATGAATTCTCAAACTGAGAGTGATGCTCAAAACTACATTCTTGCCAACACCATCTTGAGTCAGAAGTCTGCAAACTCTGAAATACTCCAGGTGCTCCAGGACATATTACAGAAACTTTGGGAGAGACAGGACAGAAACAGAAGCCCAGAGTTTTACCTCTTGGTCCTTTTGCTGTTTTGGCCTGATGGTGAAAAGAAAACAGGCAACACACCAGACCTGAAAGTCTGTGTCCAATACATGCGTCAGTCATATGAGAGGACCTATCACAAATACCTTCGCTTTCGCTACCTTGTTCCTCTCTTCTTCCTTGGGAACGGTGGAGGTTTGCAGAGACTGGTTCACCAGACCAAAGACACCAATCTCCTCGTCGGGGAGACTACTGAAGGTCTTCAGCGTATTGAAGGAGAGATCAGAAATCATAAGGTGTTTGCTTTGAGAGGTCAAGACCAAATTGAAGTTTCACCTCACAATCCGGCCAGTGTGTATAATACAGACCTGGTCTCCTTCTACCTTGGCTTTACCATCAGAGGACCTGTTGCCTACAACATCCGATATGTTAAGAAATGTAAGTTGTTATATTCATAGAAcctctttagttttagttattgaaGGTTGTgtttacttctctctctctccctcacacaaaGCATCAGTTTGTGTCTAAAGTAAAATATTTGATTCTCTTTTTCTTGCAGCTGCTCAGTTTGTGGACAAACACAAGAAGAGGATCATTCAGCGTGCTGAGAAGGTGGATTTTATCATAGATGACCTTCGTCCACTGATTGGCACTGAGCAATACTCAACCATCATAGCAGCTTCAACAAACAATGAGaaaatggaaaaactatactCCATTCTGTCAGCAGGTTATGAAATAAAGGACACATTTTACCAGAGCCTTTTAAAGAATGAGCGAGACCTTATTCAAGATTTGATTAACTCTGGGAAGAGTTATAGTTAGCTGAACAGTGTGTTGTAATGTACAAATAGATACACTTTAAACAGTGCTGTGctgtgctcaagaaatatttgaaatgtattctaaatacttcactttttttatattaacagaCTTTAATATCATAAACACCAGTATATTCTTTGTCTGGCATGGACTGAAAATACTTTGAAAGTTTAACACTCAAAGTTATAAGCACAGTTTTCAAGTATGGTGCTTGGGTTAATGGAACTTTTTGATATTTGTATAATGCTCTTTTTTATGATTTGTTGAGTACTTTGGTTTCTTATTATATGTagcagcagtaaaaaaaaatgttaacaatgTTTAGAAATTGCATAAATTGATCAGTCAATACTTTTCACATAGTAATTTGTTGtagtaaggctgcatttataccAATAAAATCAATGATCCATGAACTTGTGGTTTCTCTGGTTATATTTTTCAAGGTCATTACAGTGCAATGCAAAACAAGAATAAATGATACGAATaaagaatatgtatatatacactgcTGCTTGAAAGTTACTTTAGAATTTTCTATATTTCTCCATTAATATGACCCAAAATATAATCAGATTATACAGATTACAGCAGTGCTGAAAGCATGCAAAGAGAACCCAATCAAACAAATGAGACAAAAATAgtttaattgtcatttatttattgagaaaaaaaaaataacacatccGGTGTTACGTATCTTTGCAAAAGTATGCAAATTTCTAGGATTAGCagttaatttgaaagtgaaaaagtttATTTGCTCAGTTTATAAGAACAGAATACATGTCAGTGTGGCCTGTTTAATATAGAGAACAGGGATCTATTAAAGCTGTATCGGTGTATCATGACGCAAACAAAGAAGAACTCTTAGGACCTCAGAAAAAGAGTTAGTAGTAGCTCATCAGGCTGGAAAAGTTTACAAAACCATCTCTGATGAGTTTGGACTCCACAAATCCACAGTCAGACAGATAGAAGAAATGCACGACCATTGTTACCCTCTCCGGCACTGGTTCACCATCAAAGATAACTCCAAACAAAGACTTGTAATAGTCCACAAGGTCGCAAATTACCCCAGGGTAACTTATCTGTTAATGTCCATGAGTCCATCATCAGTAGAACACTGAACAACTATAGTGtgaagaattttttgtttttatttattgtagaaatGTGTTGTGGATGGCCAAAATATATGTTTTCGGATTAAATTAGAATTGTTATGTTACATCCCAGCATTAGAATCTATCCCATCTATgaaacatggtggtggtagtgtggcGATTTGGGCCTCTTTTGCTGCATCTGTGCCAGGACTGTATGCCATTATTGATGGAATAATTAATTCTGAATCATACCATCAATTTCAAAAGGAAAATTTGAGGAGATCAGTCCGAAAACTGAGTCTCAATTCGTTTTACCAATGAATGGttaaaaagtaataaagtaaATGTTTTGGAATGGCCGAGTCAAAGTCCAGACCTTAAAACTGTTAGAGAAGCAGGGTGTAATTACACCTATTGAGTACAGCAAATGGGCAGCACCAATAATATGTATACCAAAAACAAATGGAGACGTGTGCATTTGTGTTGATTACAAGGGCactattctgattctgattctgattctgattctatcaACCCGTGGTCAACCACTGACATATATTCCTTGCCAAAGCCTCAAGATTTGTTTGCTTCTTTGGCTGCCAGTAAATACTTTACAAAGCTAGACTTAACTCAATTAACACTCAAAAAGGATTATATCACATGAATCGGTTGCCCTATGGAGTGTCTAGTGCACCAGCAGTCTTTCAACGTATCATGGATCAGACGTTTTAAGGCCTGTCGAATGTAGACGACATTTTGATCACTGGTAAAAATGAATGTGAACATTGGAAAAATGTTGAACGGGTGTTTCAAAGATTACAAGATAAAGGTATTAGTGTAAATAgggcaaaatgtgttttctgtcgACCTCATGTAAACTCTTTGGGGCACAGAATTGATCAGGAAAGTGTGCGTCCAGTACCAAAAAAGGCAGAGGCTTTTGAAAATGCCCCTGCACACAAAAACGTGACTGAGCTTAGAATTATATTTGCTTTACTCTCATACTACGTAAAATGAATGGAAAACTTGACCTTAATCTTGTTATTAAATCAATGAATGACTgaactattacacaaggacaggCCTTGACAGTGGTTGAAGGCATGTTAAGCATTGTTTGAAGAGGTTAAAAagcttttttcttcttaaaaatgTGTTGACACATTTTGACCCTCAGTGACCCATATTGCTAGCATGTGATGCATCTGCATACGGAGTAAGGGCAGTGATTTCTCATCAAATGTCTGATGGTTTGGAAAAACCCATTGCATATGCTTCACAAACTCTTAGCAAGTCAGAACTGAACTATTCCCAAATTGAAAAAGAAGCATTGGAGATTATTTTTGTAGTGCAAATGTTTAGAGACTATTTTTACGGCCAATATATTTTGCACTTCATATCAGCCTTTCATTAAGATTTTAGGACCAAAAACTagtttgtattattttacaataagatATGGGGAAAAAACCCTATTCAGTCAGGACCCCTTCTGAACCCCACCACAAGGCGTCGCTCACTTCCTGACCTGAGGCTGCTAGAGAGGAAGTAGACTCAGCTTGAGTAAAGGTAGGAGGATATGGAGCTTGTGACTGTTCCGTCAGTAAGCAACTATGAACTTGATGCAAACCACAACTGGTAGCCAatagagagataaagagagatatGACATGGGCTTCCTTTGGGCTCATTGAAGAACAGTGATGCTGGTGCTTTAATTTTTCATGATTGTTTTGTTGATTCATTTGTAAAAGTTTTATTGCACACGATGGAAGTCCAGCCTAGACATTACAATGGCCTGGACAAGTTGTGCAGCATGCCCCATTAGGAAGGGCCTGATGTTCCTGATGTTGTGCAGTGCAAACCTGCAGGATCTTTGATGGTCATTGTTGTTGATAGGAGTATTGTTGTTGATCCCAGCTGGATAGTGAGATTGTACTGAACAGTTGGAGTGACTGGGAAGATGAGAAAGTCtgtctttgccaggttgagctgcAGTTGATGTTGTTTCATCCAAGTCAAGATGTCCATCAGACAGTCTGGGGATGGAGGAGGACCTAAGAAGCACAATGAAAGCAGCTAAAggaaacagtaacttaaacagtGATGTGATGTGCAGACAGGTAGACATGGATCAGCTAAGCATCACTGCTTGCCGCTTGACTGACATGGGCtgcttaatttattaattgtttgaaaaataagatcattgtatttctttta is from Carassius gibelio isolate Cgi1373 ecotype wild population from Czech Republic chromosome B22, carGib1.2-hapl.c, whole genome shotgun sequence and encodes:
- the LOC127987192 gene encoding sterile alpha motif domain-containing protein 9-like — protein: MELYTVPNKYGAQIPLKTEVRDKLSSLDVVWGNMFEGEDIDPQLVLEKEAEFYRGAPPQWLNFYCAEKNHTPFVKRDIYTKITELIQKKSEINHSISSINLFHQPGSGGTTLAMQVLWDLRKKLRCARVIDSTSDSKAIAQQVIHLFNLGDSKNQNTVLLFVDNKQTEENDGMQFNSLREILIQNIKHSNINANAPVVIILNCLRKKARLMLCTSLSKEEQENFHAKHMEVSQRHDSHKEFHGFNIMQSNFSQTYITEACEYLKPLKTKKRPRNAQILSFLALMNSYAPGSYLTETWCLEFLDKKNHISGHPTLEKQMGAFADLLVIYSTCSGGAKSQDRCIRMAHPMIADKCLWLLTDAGVTLSDTAINLLSHLCPQTVQPYLVKIIKQLLKKRETHLPEGEREEKLQKFSNLIQDIKEKENKSMCVGLFRHAAMTFPNDPFIPQALARFYYIELTDYERAASWAKTAIRREPNNSFIRDTLGQVYKNQLKNTNLSKRSKAILQIGKQAFKAFEEEAETAEKEVEPGTQEDGVTNISTVFNYRGLFGYIQVANIIFYKLNKVNQEWSKVLRQETKSHSLIHSEESTEHQSLLTSLRQRIEEKLSFFETFLKYSKLKIDKSEPEYIWRDIEDCYKNYIRKEDEELSRSFAGLLSTLSHITISSSVSELEKITEQLREIHMNSQTESDAQNYILANTILSQKSANSEILQVLQDILQKLWERQDRNRSPEFYLLVLLLFWPDGEKKTGNTPDLKVCVQYMRQSYERTYHKYLRFRYLVPLFFLGNGGGLQRLVHQTKDTNLLVGETTEGLQRIEGEIRNHKVFALRGQDQIEVSPHNPASVYNTDLVSFYLGFTIRGPVAYNIRYVKKSAQFVDKHKKRIIQRAEKVDFIIDDLRPLIGTEQYSTIIAASTNNEKMEKLYSILSAGYEIKDTFYQSLLKNERDLIQDLINSGKSYS